Proteins from a single region of Punica granatum isolate Tunisia-2019 chromosome 8, ASM765513v2, whole genome shotgun sequence:
- the LOC116187494 gene encoding structural maintenance of chromosomes protein 4-like, with protein MDKGMELPRDSPASKSRSPQARPSKGKGSPRLFIREMVMRNFKSYAGEQRVGPLHKIQSFSAVVGPNGSGKGNVIDAMPFEFGERAKQMRLNKVSELIHNSTNHQNPTVPVFPFTSRKSLICLRNNMFKLADRLVGIYKTDNCTKSITINPGSYVVCEKAT; from the exons ATGGACAAGGGGATGGAGCTGCCGCGCGATTCCCCGGCCAGCAAGTCCCGGTCTCCGCAAGCGAGGCCATCTAAGGGGAAAGGCTCGCCGAGGCTGTTTATCAGAGAAATGGTTATGAGGAACTTCAAGTCCTACGCAGGTGAACAGCGCGTTGGCCCTCTCCACAAG ATACAGAGCTTTTCAGCTGTTGTTGGCCCGAATGGGAGCGGAAAGGGCAATGTGATAGATGCGATGCCTTTTGAGTTTGGTGAGCGTGCGAAGCAG ATGAGGCTCAACAAAGTCTCGGAACTCAtccataattcaacaaatCACCAGAACCCGACAGTGCCGGTGTTTCCGTTCACTTCCAGGAAATCGTTGATCTG CCTCAGAAACAATATGTTCAAGTTGGCTGATCGGCTTGTGGGTATATATAAGACTGACAACTGCACTAAGAGCATCACCATCAACCCCGGGAGCTACGTGGTGTGCGAGAAAGCCACTTGA
- the LOC116187955 gene encoding phosphatidate cytidylyltransferase, mitochondrial isoform X1, whose translation MEDEKKRELGKFLQVIPTVEFCCVYGSSLHPKNRDKASSMVDFILGVSDPLQWHSQNLKLNKDHYASWVARIGGAKLITEIADGIGVGVHFNPFVTWNDKMLKYGVVQMHDLIEDVLNWDRFYLSGRLQKPVHILVDNLDIGHANSVNLRAAVSAALLFLPPEFSEEDLFAKICSLSYMGDLRMLFAEDRNKVRNIVQGQFDLFQSMYKPFLEEYENKDLIRFSSSNGLKANICQDFGLPATNALVSSLPSTIKSYMGMKLGEKKILGESGQVVREITIGSREEAARCMQKVLRRTVMISSARQAVSGFLASGGVTAARYLAKKMSKAWKSWRQ comes from the exons ATGGAGGATGagaaaaaaagggaacttGGGAAGTTTCTGCAAGTTATTCCTACTGTAGAGTTTTGCTGTGTCTATGGGTCTTCTCTCCATCCGAAAAACCGGGATAAG GCATCCTCCATGGTAGATTTTATCTTAGGAGTATCAGATCCCTTGCAATGGCATTCTCAG AATCTAAAACTGAACAAAGATCACTATGCTTCATGGGTTGCGCGCATTGGCGGGGCAAAATTG ATTACTGAAATTGCGGATGGCATCGGTGTAGGAGTGCACTTTAATCCCTTTGTTACTTGGAATGATAAG ATGCTCAAGTATGGGGTTGTCCAAATGCACGACTTGATTGAAGATGTGCTTAACTGGGACAGATTTTACCTGAGCGGTCGATTGCAAAAACCA GTTCACATACTGGTTGATAACTTGGACATTGGACATGCTAACTCTGTGAATTTGAGAGCTGCAGTCTCAGCTGCTCTTCTCTTTTTGCCACCAGAGTTCTCTGAG GAAGACCTGTTTGCCAAAATATGTAGCCTCTCATACATGGGTGACCTACGGATGCTGTTTGCAGAGGACAGAAACAAG GTTAGGAATATCGTGCAAGGCCAATTTGATCTTTTCCAGTCAATGTACAAGCCGTTTCTGGaagaatatgaaaataaagatTTAATCAGATTTTCATCATCCAATGGCCTTAAAGCAAATATATGTCAG GATTTTGGTTTACCTGCGACGAATGCTCTTGTTTCCTCTCTTCCTTCAACAATCAAGAGTTACATGGGGATGAAGCTCGGAGAGAAGAAAATTCTCGGTGAATCTG GTCAAGTGGTGCGTGAAATTACAATTGGGTCAAGGGAAGAGGCTGCTAGATGCATGCAGAAGGTCCTGCGACGAACTGTGATGATCTCAAGTGCGAGGCAGGCTGTCTCGGGTTTTCTTGCTTCCGGAGGCGTCACTGCTGCTCGGTATCTTGCCAAAAAGATGTCCAAGGCTTGGAAATCCTGGAGACAATGA
- the LOC116187955 gene encoding phosphatidate cytidylyltransferase, mitochondrial isoform X2 codes for MEDEKKRELGKFLQVIPTVEFCCVYGSSLHPKNRDKASSMVDFILGVSDPLQWHSQITEIADGIGVGVHFNPFVTWNDKMLKYGVVQMHDLIEDVLNWDRFYLSGRLQKPVHILVDNLDIGHANSVNLRAAVSAALLFLPPEFSEEDLFAKICSLSYMGDLRMLFAEDRNKVRNIVQGQFDLFQSMYKPFLEEYENKDLIRFSSSNGLKANICQDFGLPATNALVSSLPSTIKSYMGMKLGEKKILGESGQVVREITIGSREEAARCMQKVLRRTVMISSARQAVSGFLASGGVTAARYLAKKMSKAWKSWRQ; via the exons ATGGAGGATGagaaaaaaagggaacttGGGAAGTTTCTGCAAGTTATTCCTACTGTAGAGTTTTGCTGTGTCTATGGGTCTTCTCTCCATCCGAAAAACCGGGATAAG GCATCCTCCATGGTAGATTTTATCTTAGGAGTATCAGATCCCTTGCAATGGCATTCTCAG ATTACTGAAATTGCGGATGGCATCGGTGTAGGAGTGCACTTTAATCCCTTTGTTACTTGGAATGATAAG ATGCTCAAGTATGGGGTTGTCCAAATGCACGACTTGATTGAAGATGTGCTTAACTGGGACAGATTTTACCTGAGCGGTCGATTGCAAAAACCA GTTCACATACTGGTTGATAACTTGGACATTGGACATGCTAACTCTGTGAATTTGAGAGCTGCAGTCTCAGCTGCTCTTCTCTTTTTGCCACCAGAGTTCTCTGAG GAAGACCTGTTTGCCAAAATATGTAGCCTCTCATACATGGGTGACCTACGGATGCTGTTTGCAGAGGACAGAAACAAG GTTAGGAATATCGTGCAAGGCCAATTTGATCTTTTCCAGTCAATGTACAAGCCGTTTCTGGaagaatatgaaaataaagatTTAATCAGATTTTCATCATCCAATGGCCTTAAAGCAAATATATGTCAG GATTTTGGTTTACCTGCGACGAATGCTCTTGTTTCCTCTCTTCCTTCAACAATCAAGAGTTACATGGGGATGAAGCTCGGAGAGAAGAAAATTCTCGGTGAATCTG GTCAAGTGGTGCGTGAAATTACAATTGGGTCAAGGGAAGAGGCTGCTAGATGCATGCAGAAGGTCCTGCGACGAACTGTGATGATCTCAAGTGCGAGGCAGGCTGTCTCGGGTTTTCTTGCTTCCGGAGGCGTCACTGCTGCTCGGTATCTTGCCAAAAAGATGTCCAAGGCTTGGAAATCCTGGAGACAATGA
- the LOC116187955 gene encoding phosphatidate cytidylyltransferase, mitochondrial isoform X3 — translation MLHGLRALAGQNWFSPSITEIADGIGVGVHFNPFVTWNDKMLKYGVVQMHDLIEDVLNWDRFYLSGRLQKPVHILVDNLDIGHANSVNLRAAVSAALLFLPPEFSEEDLFAKICSLSYMGDLRMLFAEDRNKVRNIVQGQFDLFQSMYKPFLEEYENKDLIRFSSSNGLKANICQDFGLPATNALVSSLPSTIKSYMGMKLGEKKILGESGQVVREITIGSREEAARCMQKVLRRTVMISSARQAVSGFLASGGVTAARYLAKKMSKAWKSWRQ, via the exons ATGCTTCATGGGTTGCGCGCATTGGCGGGGCAAAATTGGTTCTCtccctct ATTACTGAAATTGCGGATGGCATCGGTGTAGGAGTGCACTTTAATCCCTTTGTTACTTGGAATGATAAG ATGCTCAAGTATGGGGTTGTCCAAATGCACGACTTGATTGAAGATGTGCTTAACTGGGACAGATTTTACCTGAGCGGTCGATTGCAAAAACCA GTTCACATACTGGTTGATAACTTGGACATTGGACATGCTAACTCTGTGAATTTGAGAGCTGCAGTCTCAGCTGCTCTTCTCTTTTTGCCACCAGAGTTCTCTGAG GAAGACCTGTTTGCCAAAATATGTAGCCTCTCATACATGGGTGACCTACGGATGCTGTTTGCAGAGGACAGAAACAAG GTTAGGAATATCGTGCAAGGCCAATTTGATCTTTTCCAGTCAATGTACAAGCCGTTTCTGGaagaatatgaaaataaagatTTAATCAGATTTTCATCATCCAATGGCCTTAAAGCAAATATATGTCAG GATTTTGGTTTACCTGCGACGAATGCTCTTGTTTCCTCTCTTCCTTCAACAATCAAGAGTTACATGGGGATGAAGCTCGGAGAGAAGAAAATTCTCGGTGAATCTG GTCAAGTGGTGCGTGAAATTACAATTGGGTCAAGGGAAGAGGCTGCTAGATGCATGCAGAAGGTCCTGCGACGAACTGTGATGATCTCAAGTGCGAGGCAGGCTGTCTCGGGTTTTCTTGCTTCCGGAGGCGTCACTGCTGCTCGGTATCTTGCCAAAAAGATGTCCAAGGCTTGGAAATCCTGGAGACAATGA
- the LOC116187953 gene encoding DEAD-box ATP-dependent RNA helicase 56-like isoform X2 produces MGETKDNDAYEEELLDYEEEEEKAPDSAAKVNGEGAKKGYVGIHSSGFRDFLLKPELLRAIVDSGFEHPSEVQHECIPQAILGMDVICQAKSGMGKTAVFVLSSLQQIEPVAGQVAALVLCHTRELAYQICHEFERFSTYLPDIKVAVFYGGVNIKIHKDLLKNECPHIVVGTPGRILALARDKDLSLKNVRHFILDECDKMLESLDMRRDVQEIFKMTPHDKQVMMFSATLSKEIRPVCKKFMQDPMEIYVDEAKLTLHGLVQHYIKLSEGEKNRKLNDLLDALDFNQVVIFVKSVSRAAELNKLLVDCNFPSICIHSGMSQEERLTRYKGFKEGHKRILVATDLVGRGIDIERVNIVINYDMPDSADTYLHRVGRAGRFGTKGLAITFVSSASDSDILNQVQARFEVDIKELPEQIDTSTYMPS; encoded by the exons ATGGGAGAGACAAAAGACAATGATGCTTACGAGGAAGAGCTTCTTGACTacgaagaagaggaagagaaagcTCCTGACTCCGCTGCTAAGGTCAATGGCGAGGGTGCCAAAAA GGGCTATGTTGGGATCCACAGTTCCGGATTCAGAGACTTCCTTTTAAAGCCAGAGCTGCTTCGTGCTATTGTGGACTCGGGTTTTGAGCACCCTTCTGAAG TGCAACATGAATGCATCCCACAAGCTATACTTGGAATGGATGTCATTTGTCAAGCGAAGTCAGGGATGGGTAAAACCGCTGTTTTCGTACTCTCCTCTCTGCAGCAAATTGAGCCTGTCGCAGGGCAAGTTGCGGCGCTTGTGCTGTGCCATACAAGGGAGCTAGCTTATCAG ATCTGCCACGAGTTTGAGAGATTCAGCACATACTTGCCTGACATCAAGGTTGCGGTCTTCTATGGTGGTGTTAATATCAAAATTCACAAGGACTTGTTGAAAAATGAATGCCCTCATATTGTTGTTGGAACCCCTGGAAGAATTCTTGCTCTGGCAAGGGACAAGGACCTTTCCCTAAAGAATGTGAGGCATTTCATCCTTGATGAGTGCGACAAAATGCTAGAATCTCTTG ATATGAGGAGAGATGTGCAGGAGATATTCAAAATGACTCCACATGACAAGCAGGTCATGATGTTTTCTGCAACACTCAGCAAAGAGATCCGCCCTGTTTGCAAAAAGTTTATGCAGGAT CCCATGGAAATATATGTGGATGAGGCTAAGTTGACTCTGCATGGTCTTGTACAG CATTATATCAAATTGAGTGAGGGGGAGAAAAATCGCAAGCTAAATGACCTTCTAGATGCTTTGGATTTCAATCAAGTCGTCATTTTTGTAAAGAGTGTGAGCAGAGCAGCTGAGCTGAACAAGTTACTGGTGGATTGCAACTTCCCCTCTATATGCATACATTCTGGGATGTCCCAAGAAGAAAG GCTTACGCGTTACAAGGGTTTCAAGGAAGGGCACAAGAGGATTCTTGTAGCAACAGATCTGGTTGGTCGGGGCATCGACATTGAGCGTGTTAACATAGTGATCAACTATGACATGCCTGATTCTGCCGATACCTATCTTCACAGG GTTGGTAGAGCTGGAAGGTTTGGCACTAAGGGGCTTGCGATTACCTTTGTGTCATCTGCTTCCGATTCTGACATCCTCAATCAG GTCCAAGCAAGGTTCGAAGTGGATATTAAAGAGCTACCTGAGCAGATCGATACTTCCACTTACA TGCCTTCGTAG
- the LOC116187953 gene encoding DEAD-box ATP-dependent RNA helicase 56-like isoform X1, whose amino-acid sequence MGETKDNDAYEEELLDYEEEEEKAPDSAAKVNGEGAKKGYVGIHSSGFRDFLLKPELLRAIVDSGFEHPSEVQHECIPQAILGMDVICQAKSGMGKTAVFVLSSLQQIEPVAGQVAALVLCHTRELAYQICHEFERFSTYLPDIKVAVFYGGVNIKIHKDLLKNECPHIVVGTPGRILALARDKDLSLKNVRHFILDECDKMLESLDMRRDVQEIFKMTPHDKQVMMFSATLSKEIRPVCKKFMQDPMEIYVDEAKLTLHGLVQHYIKLSEGEKNRKLNDLLDALDFNQVVIFVKSVSRAAELNKLLVDCNFPSICIHSGMSQEERLTRYKGFKEGHKRILVATDLVGRGIDIERVNIVINYDMPDSADTYLHRVGRAGRFGTKGLAITFVSSASDSDILNQVQARFEVDIKELPEQIDTSTYIAFTWKITFLVERMDML is encoded by the exons ATGGGAGAGACAAAAGACAATGATGCTTACGAGGAAGAGCTTCTTGACTacgaagaagaggaagagaaagcTCCTGACTCCGCTGCTAAGGTCAATGGCGAGGGTGCCAAAAA GGGCTATGTTGGGATCCACAGTTCCGGATTCAGAGACTTCCTTTTAAAGCCAGAGCTGCTTCGTGCTATTGTGGACTCGGGTTTTGAGCACCCTTCTGAAG TGCAACATGAATGCATCCCACAAGCTATACTTGGAATGGATGTCATTTGTCAAGCGAAGTCAGGGATGGGTAAAACCGCTGTTTTCGTACTCTCCTCTCTGCAGCAAATTGAGCCTGTCGCAGGGCAAGTTGCGGCGCTTGTGCTGTGCCATACAAGGGAGCTAGCTTATCAG ATCTGCCACGAGTTTGAGAGATTCAGCACATACTTGCCTGACATCAAGGTTGCGGTCTTCTATGGTGGTGTTAATATCAAAATTCACAAGGACTTGTTGAAAAATGAATGCCCTCATATTGTTGTTGGAACCCCTGGAAGAATTCTTGCTCTGGCAAGGGACAAGGACCTTTCCCTAAAGAATGTGAGGCATTTCATCCTTGATGAGTGCGACAAAATGCTAGAATCTCTTG ATATGAGGAGAGATGTGCAGGAGATATTCAAAATGACTCCACATGACAAGCAGGTCATGATGTTTTCTGCAACACTCAGCAAAGAGATCCGCCCTGTTTGCAAAAAGTTTATGCAGGAT CCCATGGAAATATATGTGGATGAGGCTAAGTTGACTCTGCATGGTCTTGTACAG CATTATATCAAATTGAGTGAGGGGGAGAAAAATCGCAAGCTAAATGACCTTCTAGATGCTTTGGATTTCAATCAAGTCGTCATTTTTGTAAAGAGTGTGAGCAGAGCAGCTGAGCTGAACAAGTTACTGGTGGATTGCAACTTCCCCTCTATATGCATACATTCTGGGATGTCCCAAGAAGAAAG GCTTACGCGTTACAAGGGTTTCAAGGAAGGGCACAAGAGGATTCTTGTAGCAACAGATCTGGTTGGTCGGGGCATCGACATTGAGCGTGTTAACATAGTGATCAACTATGACATGCCTGATTCTGCCGATACCTATCTTCACAGG GTTGGTAGAGCTGGAAGGTTTGGCACTAAGGGGCTTGCGATTACCTTTGTGTCATCTGCTTCCGATTCTGACATCCTCAATCAG GTCCAAGCAAGGTTCGAAGTGGATATTAAAGAGCTACCTGAGCAGATCGATACTTCCACTTACA TCGCTTTTACCTGGAAAATCACCTTCCTAGTGGAGAGGATGGACATGCTTTGA
- the LOC116187953 gene encoding DEAD-box ATP-dependent RNA helicase 56-like isoform X3 — translation MDVICQAKSGMGKTAVFVLSSLQQIEPVAGQVAALVLCHTRELAYQICHEFERFSTYLPDIKVAVFYGGVNIKIHKDLLKNECPHIVVGTPGRILALARDKDLSLKNVRHFILDECDKMLESLDMRRDVQEIFKMTPHDKQVMMFSATLSKEIRPVCKKFMQDPMEIYVDEAKLTLHGLVQHYIKLSEGEKNRKLNDLLDALDFNQVVIFVKSVSRAAELNKLLVDCNFPSICIHSGMSQEERLTRYKGFKEGHKRILVATDLVGRGIDIERVNIVINYDMPDSADTYLHRVGRAGRFGTKGLAITFVSSASDSDILNQVQARFEVDIKELPEQIDTSTYIAFTWKITFLVERMDML, via the exons ATGGATGTCATTTGTCAAGCGAAGTCAGGGATGGGTAAAACCGCTGTTTTCGTACTCTCCTCTCTGCAGCAAATTGAGCCTGTCGCAGGGCAAGTTGCGGCGCTTGTGCTGTGCCATACAAGGGAGCTAGCTTATCAG ATCTGCCACGAGTTTGAGAGATTCAGCACATACTTGCCTGACATCAAGGTTGCGGTCTTCTATGGTGGTGTTAATATCAAAATTCACAAGGACTTGTTGAAAAATGAATGCCCTCATATTGTTGTTGGAACCCCTGGAAGAATTCTTGCTCTGGCAAGGGACAAGGACCTTTCCCTAAAGAATGTGAGGCATTTCATCCTTGATGAGTGCGACAAAATGCTAGAATCTCTTG ATATGAGGAGAGATGTGCAGGAGATATTCAAAATGACTCCACATGACAAGCAGGTCATGATGTTTTCTGCAACACTCAGCAAAGAGATCCGCCCTGTTTGCAAAAAGTTTATGCAGGAT CCCATGGAAATATATGTGGATGAGGCTAAGTTGACTCTGCATGGTCTTGTACAG CATTATATCAAATTGAGTGAGGGGGAGAAAAATCGCAAGCTAAATGACCTTCTAGATGCTTTGGATTTCAATCAAGTCGTCATTTTTGTAAAGAGTGTGAGCAGAGCAGCTGAGCTGAACAAGTTACTGGTGGATTGCAACTTCCCCTCTATATGCATACATTCTGGGATGTCCCAAGAAGAAAG GCTTACGCGTTACAAGGGTTTCAAGGAAGGGCACAAGAGGATTCTTGTAGCAACAGATCTGGTTGGTCGGGGCATCGACATTGAGCGTGTTAACATAGTGATCAACTATGACATGCCTGATTCTGCCGATACCTATCTTCACAGG GTTGGTAGAGCTGGAAGGTTTGGCACTAAGGGGCTTGCGATTACCTTTGTGTCATCTGCTTCCGATTCTGACATCCTCAATCAG GTCCAAGCAAGGTTCGAAGTGGATATTAAAGAGCTACCTGAGCAGATCGATACTTCCACTTACA TCGCTTTTACCTGGAAAATCACCTTCCTAGTGGAGAGGATGGACATGCTTTGA
- the LOC116188551 gene encoding glucan endo-1,3-beta-glucosidase-like, producing the protein MAAADLSERGFNLLLRLLVLVIRLQASRAAPYPIGVNYGTVADNLPPPAQVAAFLKSSTTIDRVKIFDANPDILRAFASTGIAVTVTVGNGDIIPLADLPAAQSWVASNILPFHPATNINRITVGNEIHATHDNTLISRLLPALKSLHSALELANVTGVEVTTPHSLGILSASEPPSTGLFRRGYDRAIFAPILEFHRQTKSSFMVNPYPYFGFTAKTLDYALFRPNPGVFDPATGINYTNMFDAQMDAVYTAMKRLGYSDVAISIGETGWPSVGDPATQPDVNVENAQSYNGNLVRHVNSGKGTPLMPNRTFETYIFSLFNEDLKPTVAEQNFGLFKPDLTPVYDVGILRDHQAAGPAPSSPRPSNTPLAAPSPSKAAKLWCVPESGVSNKVLQPNIDYACSKVDCSAILPGGPCFNPDTVQSHAAYAMNAYYQAFGQHTDNCSFGNTAMVTPVDPSYGACTYPHDPEQIEKITTKKNSTSPAQSSTSPECIGSYSSMAIMILVSTQMLLSLI; encoded by the exons ATGGCCGCCGCCGACCTCTCCGAGCGAGGGTTCAACCTCCTCTTGCGCCTCCTCGTGCTAGTCATCCGCCTCCAAGCCTCACGCGCTGCCCCCTACCCCATCGGCGTGAACTACGGTACCGTCGCGGACAACCTTCCCCCGCCCGCCCAGGTGGCCGCGTTCCTCAAGTCCAGCACCACCATCGACCGCGTCAAGATCTTCGACGCCAACCCCGACATCCTCCGGGCCTTCGCCAGCACCGGCATCGCCGTCACCGTCACAGTCGGGAACGGCGACATCATCCCCCTGGCCGACCTCCCCGCCGCCCAGTCCTGGGTCGCCTCCAACATCCTCCCTTTCCACCCCGCCACCAACATCAACCGCATCACTGTCGGCAACGAGATCCACGCCACCCACGACAATACCCTCATCTCCCGCTTGCTTCCCGCCCTGAAGTCCCTCCACTCCGCCCTTGAGCTCGCCAACGTCACCGGCGTGGAGGTCACGACCCCGCATTCGCTCGGCATCCTCTCCGCCTCGGAGCCCCCCAGCACGGGGCTGTTCCGCCGTGGCTACGACCGGGCCATCTTCGCCCCCATCCTCGAATTCCACCGCCAGACGAAGTCCTCCTTCATGGTGAACCCCTACCCCTACTTCGGCTTCACGGCCAAGACCCTCGACTACGCGCTGTTCCGGCCGAACCCCGGCGTGTTCGACCCGGCCACCGGGATCAACTACACCAACATGTTCGACGCCCAGATGGACGCGGTTTACACCGCCATGAAGCGGCTCGGGTACAGCGACGTGGCCATCTCCATCGGCGAGACCGGGTGGCCGTCCGTAGGGGACCCAGCGACCCAGCCGGACGTGAACGTGGAGAACGCGCAGTCCTACAACGGGAACCTCGTGAGACATGTGAACTCCGGGAAGGGGACTCCGTTGATGCCCAACCGGACTTTCGAGACGTACATCTTCTCGCTGTTCAACGAGGACCTCAAGCCCACCGTCGCGGAGCAGAACTTCGGACTCTTCAAGCCGGACCTCACTCCGGTCTATGACGTCGGGATCCTCCGAGATCATCAG GCAGCGGGTCCCGCGCCGAGCTCTCCAAGGCCGTCAAATACTCCCCTGGCCGCACCTTCGCCGTCTAAAGCGGCGAAGCTGTGGTGCGTCCCGGAGTCGGGGGTCAGTAATAAGGTGCTGCAACCCAACATAGATTACGCGTGCAGCAAGGTGGACTGCTCGGCCATACTGCCCGGAGGGCCGTGCTTCAACCCCGATACTGTGCAGTCTCACGCGGCATATGCCATGAACGCATACTATCAGGCATTCGGTCAGCATACGGACAACTGCTCTTTCGGTAACACCGCCATGGTCACTCCCGTCGATCCAA GTTATGGAGCGTGTACTTATCCACACGATCCGGAGCAGATAGAAAAAATAACGACGAAGAAGAATTCGACTAGTCCGGCTCAGAGTTCGACGAGCCCAGAATGTATCGGTTCTTACAGTTCAATGGCAATCATGATATTAGTGTCGACACAAATGTTATTGTCCTTGATTTAA